In one Lolium rigidum isolate FL_2022 chromosome 3, APGP_CSIRO_Lrig_0.1, whole genome shotgun sequence genomic region, the following are encoded:
- the LOC124698961 gene encoding HVA22-like protein a, with protein MGSGSLLKVLAKNFDVLAGPLVALAYPLYASVRAIETKSPVDDQQWLTYWVLYSLITLFELTFASIIEWLPFWSSMKLIFISWLVLPYFSGAAYVYQKYVRPVFVKNQMVNIWYVPQKKGIFGKSDDFLTALNKYIEENGPEALKKLTDKDGKSSKQSGKLWKGLKETKSSKESKELKASKDAKDSKPSRDSKPAKELKEQKKILKDSQEQKKALKDSKELKKSLKDWKGLKKSLKDPKEAAPLKDSNEPEQKKSSKRVTFAEVEPEKEFRASNSDWHPTSDYHSAYPEHNTWNSSFMIFDEHRYWD; from the exons ATGGGCTCCGGATCTTTGCTCAAGGTTCTTGCCAAGAACTTCGATGTTCTTGCAGG GCCTTTGGTGGCACTAGCTTATCCTTT GTATGCTTCAGTTAGGGCAATTGAAACCAAATCCCCTGTGGATGATCAGCAATGGCTCACATATTGGGTGTTATACTCATTAATAACATTGTTCGAGCTTACATTTGCATCAATTATTGAGTG GCTTCCTTTTTGGTCCTCTATGAAATTGATCTTCATTTCCTGGCTTGTCTTGCCATACTTCAGTGGTGCAGCCTATGTGTACCAAAAATATGTGCGGCCTGTGTTTGTTAAAAACCAGATGGTCAACATTTGGTATGTCCCTCAGAAAAAGGGCATTTTCGGCAAATCAGATGACTTCCTCACAGCACTTAATAAGTACATTGAAGAAAATGGACCCGAAGCACTGAAGAAATTGACAGATAAG GATGGCAAGTCATCTAAACAGTCTGGAAAATTGTGGAAAGGTTTGAAAGAAACAAAGTCATCAAAGGAGTCAAAAGAACTAAAGGCATCAAAAGATGCAAAAGACTCGAAGCCATCGAGGGATTCAAAGCCAGCAAAGGAATTGAAAGAACAGAAGAAGATACTGAAGGACTCACAAGAACAGAAGAAGGCACTGAAAGATTCAAAAGAACTGAAGAAGTCACTGAAAGACTGGAAAGGGCTGAAGAAGTCACTGAAAGATCCAAAAGAAGCTGCGCCACTCAAAGATTCAAATGAACCTGAACAGAAGAAGAGCAGCAAGCGCGTGACATTTGCCGAGGTAGAGCCAGAAAAAGAATTCAGAGCATCGAACAGTGACTGGCATCCAACCTCAGATTATCACAGCGCATACCCTGAGCACAACACGTGGAACAGCAGCTTTATGATCTTCGATGAACATCGTTACTGGGACTAG